From a region of the Lactuca sativa cultivar Salinas chromosome 4, Lsat_Salinas_v11, whole genome shotgun sequence genome:
- the LOC111920495 gene encoding protein KINESIN LIGHT CHAIN-RELATED 2 → MPKKLAMKKSDPSSSNENAHYVPHKEQFARISPRSPLSTHTPDTDSIDLSIEIAGNSMDQLYNNICEMESSDQSSSSYISYSQESRIDSELRFLARGDFSNIGVKTEEKEQSESVVTDDDNKKTNQPNQSNQSPVVKPSSPAKIPKPISKTKSNTSSKKLGLKSSMKKNEEPKYLAPYLLKQARESMSTGDDPRKALDFAVRAMKTFESIQSEKPDLELVMCLHIVAALYSILGEFDEAIPIVERSIEMTNMNEGQKHSLAKFAGCMQLGDTYAMQGKMDTSILCYTAGLEIQKHVLGGHDARFGETCRYVAEAHIQALQFDEAKKLCEMALQIHGRNGTATSLQEAADRRLMGLICDSKGDYETALEHYVLARMSMSADGHDADVATIDVCIGDAYLSLARYDDAIFSYQTALNAFKVTKGEKNPSVGSVYVRLADLYNKIGKFRESKTYCEHALRIYKPIKKKNRNEEIANGLIEVSGIYESMNELDRALELLKKALKVYGSGPGQLSIVAGVEAQIGVLCYMMGSYEESYHYFKIAIQKYRNAGEKKSGLFGFVLNQMGLASVQIQSFEEAAEYFEEARGILEREYGPQHIVTLGVYSNLAGTYDAIGRWDDAIDILEYVVGMREEKLGTADPEVDNEKRWLAELLKESGRNRRKGSRSLGFLLDG, encoded by the exons ATGCCGAAGAAACTTGCAATGAAGAAATCAGACCCAAGTTCGAGCAATGAAAACGCACACTACGTACCACACAAAGAACAGTTCGCGCGTATCTCACCAAGAAGCCCGTTAAGCACACACACTCCCGACACTGATTCAATCGATTTAAGCATTGAAATCGCCGGAAACTCTATGGATCAACTCTATAACAACATATGTGAAATGGAAAGCTCCGATCAATCTTCTTCAAGTTACATATCTTACAGTCAGGAATCACGAATCGATTCCGAACTAAGGTTCCTTGCTCGAGGTGATTTTTCAAACATCGGAGTAAAAACTGAGGAGAAAGAACAATCGGAATCCGTTGTAACAGATGATGACAACAAGAAAACGAATCAGCCGAATCAATCGAATCAATCTCCGGTTGTTAAACCTTCATCTCCGGCGAAAATTCCGAAACCGATTTCGAAAACGAAATCTAATACTTCTAGTAAGAAACTAGGGTTGAAATCGAGTATGAAGAAAAACGAAGAACCGAAATACCTCGCGCCTTATTTACTGAAACAAGCTCGTGAATCAATGTCCACCGGTGATGATCCAAGAAAGGCGCTCGATTTCGCTGTACGTGCGATGAAAACGTTTGAAAGTATCCAATCGGAAAAACCAGATCTAGAACTCGTCATGTGTTTACACATCGTCGCAGCGTTATACTCCATTTTAGGGGAATTCGATGAAGCGATTCCGATTGTCGAACGATCAATCGAGATGACAAACATGAACGAAGGCCAAAAACATTCATTAGCAAAATTCGCAGGGTGTATGCAATTAGGAGATACATACGCGATGCAAGGAAAAATGGACACCTCGATTCTCTGTTACACAGCAGGTTTAGAGATTCAAAAACACGTTTTGGGGGGACACGACGCCAGGTTTGGGGAAACATGTAGGTACGTGGCAGAAGCCCATATCCAAGCTTTACAATTCGACGAAGCCAAAAAGCTATGTGAAATGGCTTTACAAATACACGGAAGAAATGGGACGGCTACTTCTTTACAAGAAGCAGCCGACCGCAGGCTGATGGGCCTGATCTGTGATTCGAAAGGCGATTACGAAACCGCCCTCGAACACTACGTTCTGGCCCGTATGTCCATGTCAGCAGACGGACACGACGCTGATGTGGCAACCATCGATGTCTGCATCGGCGACGCATACCTATCATTAGCGCGTTACGACGACGCGATATTTTCCTATCAGACAGCGTTAAATGCTTTTAAGGTGACAAAAGGCGAGAAAAACCCTTCGGTTGGTTCGGTTTACGTCCGGTTGGCGGATCTCTACAACAAAATCGGGAAATTCCGGGAGTCGAAAACATATTGTGAACACGCGTTACGTATTTATAAACCGATTAAGAAAAAGAACCGAAATGAAGAAATCGCGAACGGGCTTATTGAAGTTTCGGGGATTTACGAGTCAATGAACGAGCTTGACCGGGCTTTGGAGTTGCTCAAAAAAGCATTGAAAGTATACGGGTCGGGTCCGGGTCAGCTGAGTATTGTGGCTGGGGTCGAAGCACAGATTGGGGTTTTGTGTTATATGATGGGGAGTTATGAGGAGTCCTATCATTATTTCAAGATTGCGATTCAGAAGTATCGAAATGCAGGGGAGAAGAAATCAGGTCTTTTTGGTTTTGTGTTGAATCAAATGGGACTTGCGTCTGTACAGATTCAGTCGTTTGAAGAAGCGGCTGAATATTTTGAAGAAGCGAGGGGGATTTTGGAGAGGGAGTATGGACCTCAGCATATTGTTACGCTTGGGGTTTATAGTAATCTTGCTGGGACTTATGATGCAATTGGAag GTGGGATGATGCAATTGATATATTGGAATATGTTGTTGGGATGAGAGAGGAGAAGCTTGGGACGGCGGATCCGGAGGTTGACAATGAGAAGCGGTGGCTGGCGGAGTTGTTGAAGGAATCCGGGAGGAACAGGAGGAAGGGGTCTCGGTCATTGGGATTTCTTCTTGATGGTTGA